In Microbulbifer agarilyticus, the DNA window CAACCAGGCACTGGCATAGTAATTATTCCAGTAACGGCTGCTGTCGCGACCATTTTCTGCCGCGAGTGATGGTGGCGATAACAACTGCTCGATCGTTAGTGGTGCGTCTTTGGACCAGGCGCTTAATCGCCATTCCGGCAGACCGCCCACCAGCACAGTATTTTTGCGCAATTCCGCGCTCGCCAGCAGTTCGGCGAAGCCTTCCGAGTACCAACGCGGGTAGATCATGGCACTGTGTTCGCGCATCAGGTGATGCACGTACTCGTGAAATATGAGCCCGGAACCTGTAATCCCGTGATCACCGTCGCGGGAAAAGATGACCGGGCCTTGCCAAGTTTCCCGGTAAAACCCGGCAATTTTTTGATCGCCAGAAAACTTCTCAAATTCTGTCGAATTGCGGAAATGGAACACCCGAAGTTTTGCGTTTTCAGGAACTTCTTCAAGGCCGGTAAAGGAGAGGGCGGTACGACGGAAGCGCTCCAGATCACGCATCAATTTGTTGACGCGCTGCTCAGAAACGTCGGAATACACGGTGAAGTTTTCCGACTGGTATTCATGCCACTCGGCCGCAAACATTCGTGGGCTGAGGAGCACCAAGGTAAGCAGGGCGCCAATGCGCAAGTATTTTGTCATAGACATCTGTTACCTCTCGTATACGCCATTCCACAGCAAGCTGGCCAATCGCGCTTAAGACAATCCTCAGCCCTACGAACCGATGACAGTTTGCTCACAATCCTGGCGCACCGTGTCCTCGATCCAGGTGCGCAGGCGCAAAACTTCTTGTTCGCCGAGTTCAATAGCCTCGCCGGCGCGGGCGTATTCGTTGCCGCCGATCTCCCCTAACTTGGGCCTGATCAGCACATCCGGTGGCGCGCCCATCATACGGGTGCGCTTGTGTCGGCGCTCCAGAATCTCCATGGCCCGACGCATAGTATCGAACATGCCCGGCGGACTCGCTTTGCCTTCGCGACTGCCGCGAAAGTGATTCAACTGTTCGCGCCCCTGTTCCACCAGCCGCGACAACCCCTCGGTAAAGCTACTCTCCGGTTCGCCGCCACCGGATTCTCGCTGCTCAATTTCTTCGCTTTCCGCTTCCAGCAAGAGTTCATCGGCGTCAGGCGACACCGTGCTGATCACACTGCGTACTTCCCCATGCTCGCGGTCCATTAACGGCGCCGCATCTTCGGTAACATCGACGGCAATCACCGTGGTAGCGCCCATGGCGCGACACACATCAACCGGCACCGGGTTGGACACCGCGCCATCTACCAGCCAGCGACCGGAGAGATCCTTGGCGGATAGTAGTCCGGGAATCGAGCAGGATGCACTTACCGCCTCCTGCAGATCGCCCTGCTGCAGCCATATTTCCTGTCCGCTGTGCAAATCGGTGGCGATAGCGGTAAACGGAAGCGGCAGTTCTTCGATCTTTTTGTATTCCACCTCTTCGAAAAAGGTGCGAAACGGCTTGATACCACCGATAACCCCACCGCTCAGCGTCCAGTTGATGTCGAGCAGTGATAGCACCTTCCAGTTGTCCAGCAGGCGTGCCCATTCTTCAAGGCGGTCAAGGTGCCCGGCGGAATAGGCCGCACCGACAAAGGCGCCCATGGAAGTGCCGGCAATCACGTCCGGACGCACACCCATTTCTTGCAATGCGCGCAGCACGCCTATATGGGCAAAGCCTTTTGCCGCGCCGCTGCCGAGGGCAAGACCGATACGCGGAGCACCGTTTTTCGTTCCATTTACCATGTGGATTCCAATTCCGGCAATTAACTGGATAAATAATGACGCGGCTTGAGCGGGATTGAAATGACAGGCACAAAAAAAGCAGCCGAAGCTGCTTTTTCAGACCTGCTGTAGGAAGCAGATGCGCGTTACTTACCGGCTGCCTTGCGGATCGCCTGCAGGGTGCGCAGACGGGCTTCGGCTTCGGCGAGTTGCGCGGAAACGCGGGCGTAGTCGATATCCGCCGGGGCGCTGCGCAGGGCGTGTTCCGCCTCTTCGCGTGCCTTTTTGGCTGCATCTTCGTCGATATCGCGCTCGGCGATGTCGGCGAGGATGGTTACCATGTTCGGCTGGATTTCGGCATAGCCGCCGCTCAGGAACAGCACCTCTTCATCACCATTGTCTTTGATGATGCGTACCGGGCCGGGCTTGAGGTGGGTGAGCAGCTGCGCGTGACCGTAGGAGATACCGAGTTCCCCTTCGACGCCGCTGACAATCACCATCTTCACCAGACCCGAGAAGAGGGATTCCTCTGCGCTAACAATGTCGCAATGTACAGTCATAGCCATAAGGCTACCTCATTCTCAGCTGTTTGCCTTGTAAGGCCCGGCGAAAACCGGGCCTCACGCGCGTGCCTTACTTCTTGTTGGCTTTCTCGACGGCTTCGTCGATGGTGCCGACCATGTAGAAGGCCTGCTCTGGCATATCATCGTATTCGCCGTTCAGGATGCCCTGGAAACCACGGATGGTTTCTTTCAGGGAAACGTATTTGCCCGGTGCACCGGTAAATACTTCCGCTACGTGGAACGGCTGGGACAGGAAGCGTTCGATCTTACGCGCGCGCGCTACGATCTGCTTATCTTCCTCGGACAGTTCGTCCATACCCAGGATCGCGATGATGTCCTTCAGCTCTTTGTAGCGCTGCAGTACAGTCTGTACGCCACGGGCTACAGAGTAGTGCTCCTCGCCAATCACCTGCGGATCCAGCTGACGGGAAGTGGAGTCGAGCGGGTCAACAGCCGGGTAGATACCCTTGGCGGCGATGTCACGGCTCAGTACTACGGTGGAGTCCAAGTGGGCGAAGGTGGTCGCCGGAGACGGGTCGGTCAAGTCATCCGCGGGTACGTATACCGCCTGAATGGAGGTGATCGAGCCAGTCTTGGTGGAGGTAATACGCTCCTGCAGAACGCCCATCTCTTCCGCCAGAGTCGGCTGGTAACCTACTGCAGACGGCATACGGCCGAGCAGTGCAGATACTTCGGTACCGGCCAGGGTGTAACGGTAAATGTTGTCTACGAACAACAGTACGTCACGACCTTCATCACGGAATTTCTCGGCCATGGTCAGACCGGTCAGGGCTACACGCAGACGGTTACCGGGCGGCTCATTCATCTGGCCGTAAACCATCGCTACCTTGGACTTAGCAAACTCTTCGACGTTAACAACGCCAGCTTCCTGCATCTCGTGGTAGAAGTCGTTACCTTCACGAGTACGTTCACCTACACCCGCGAACACGGACAGACCGCTGTGCTCGGTGGCGATGTTGTTGATGAGCTCCATCATGTTTACGGTTTTACCTACACCGGCACCACCGAACAGGCCAACTTTACCACCCTTGGCGAACGGACATACCAGGTCGATTACCTTGATGCCGGTTTCCAGCAGTTCGGTGGAGCTGGACTGCTCTTCGTAGGTTGGTGCGGCGCGGTGGATAGAGGAACGCTCTTTCTCACCGATAGGGCCACATTCGTCAATTGGGTTACCCAGTACGTCCATGATACGACCCAGGGTCTCGGTACCTACAGGTACAGAAACCGGCGCACCAGTGTTCTTTACTGGCAGACCGCGGGAGATACCCTCGGAAGAACCCATGGCGATAGCACGTACAATGCCATCGCCCAGCTGCTGCTGCACTTCCATGGTGAGGTCTTTACCCTCAACCACGAGTGCATCGTATACATTCGGTACGGCGTCGCGCGGGAATTCCACGTCGATGACCGCGCCGATAACTTGCACAATTTGCCCGTTACTCATTTCCCGATCCTCAAAGTTCAAATCTTTCGGCGGTCGAATTAGACCGCTGCGGCGCCGCCAACAATCTCAGACAGCTCTTGGGTAATCGCTGCCTGGCGCGCCTTGTTGTAAACCAGCTGCAGTGCGTCGATCAGCTCACCGGCGTTATCGGTGGCGCTCTTCATCGCAATCATACGTGCAGCCTGTTCACAGGCCTTGTTTTCAACTACTGCCTGATACACCTGAGACTCGATGTAGCGAGACAACAGACCATCGAGAATCTCGACAGGCTCTGGCTCGTAAAGGTAATCCCATTCGTGCTGCAGTTGTTCATCTTCGTCTTTCTTCAACGGAAGCAGCTGGTTGATCTGCGGCTTCTGGGTCATGGTGTTGACGAATTCGTTGGACACCAGGAAGAGACGGTCGATCTCGCCACTGGCGAAACGATCGAGCATCACTTTTACAGAACCGATCAGTTGCTTGGCCTGAGGCTGGTCGCCCAGGTCGCGCACTGCTGCTACGACGTTGCCGCCGATGCTATTGAAAAAGCTGGCCGCCTTGTTGCCGACCGCGCAGATGTCTACGCCTACACCCTGTTTATCCCAGGTGTGCATATCACGGATCGCTGCCTTGAACACGTTGATGTTCAGACCACCACAGAGACCGCGGTCGGTGGATACCAGAATGTAACCCACACGCTTTGCTTCGCGCTCTTGCAGGTAGATGTGCTGGTATTCCGCGTTGGCGTTGGCAATGTGGCCAATCACCGCGCGAATGCGGCTTGCGTAAGGGCGCCCCAGTGCCATGCGATCTTGAGCTTTACGCATCTTACTCGCCGCAACCATTTCCATGGCCGAGGTGATTTTCTGCGTGCTCTTGATGCTGGCAATTTTTGTGCGTACTTCTTTTCCGCCTGCCATAGTGCTTTACCTTGTTCGCTCGCGTTGTTTCGCCCTGTACTCAGAGAGCGCAGGGCGAAAACGGATTACCAGCTACCGGTAGCGACGAATTTCTCGATAGCAGCCTTGAAGGCAGCGTCGATTTCGCCGTTGTAGTCACCGGTGCTGTTCACTTTTGCCATCAGCTCTGCGTGTTCGCTGTTCATGTAAGCGAGCAGGGCGGATTCAAAGTCCAGCACTTTGTTGACTTCTACGTCGTTCAGGAAGCCTTTGTCAGCAGCGTATACAGATACCGCCATGTCCGCGATGGACATCGGAGAGTACTGCTTCTGCTTCATCAGTTCGGTAACGCGCTCACCGTGGTCCAGCTGGGCCTTTGTGGCTTCGTCCAGGTCAGAAGCGAACTGGGAGAAGGCCGCGAGTTCGCGGTACTGCGCCAGTGCGGTACGGATACCACCGGAAAGCTTCTTGATCACCTTGGTCTGTGCGGAACCACCAACTCGGGATACGGAGATACCCGGGTTGATCGCCGGGCGTACACCGGAGTTGAACAGATCGGTTTCTAGGAAGATCTGACCATCGGTAATGGAGATTACGTTGGTCGGTACGAATGCAGAAACGTCACCCGCCTGGGTTTCAATGATTGGCAGAGCGGTCAGGGAGCCGGTTTTGCCTTTCACTTCACCGTTGGTGAACTGTTCTACGTACTCAGCGTTTACGCGAGCAGCGCGCTCCAGCAGACGGGAGTGCAAGTAGAAAACGTCGCCCGGATATGCTTCACGGCCCGGAGGACGCTTCAGCAGCAGGGAGATCTGACGGTAGGCCCAAGCCTGCTTGGTCAGGTCATCGTAAATGATCAGGGCGTCTTCACCGCGATCGCGGAAGTACTCGCCCATGGTGCAGCCAACGTATGGAGCCAGGAACTGCATCGCAGCTGGGTCGGCGGCGCCGGCAGCAACAACGATGGTGTGGTCCATTGCGCCGTGCTCTTCGAGCTTGCGCACAACGTTGGCAATAGAAGACTGCTTCTGGCCTACGGCAACGTAGATACACTTAATGCCGGTGCCTTTCTGGTTGATGATCGCATCGATCGCAACCGCAGTTTTACCGATCTGACGGTCGCCAATGATCAGCTCACGCTGGCCACGACCGATTGGGATCATGGTATCTACCGCTTTCAGACCGGTCTGTACCGGCTGATCAACGGACTGACGGGCAATTACGCCAGGTGCTACTTTCTCAACGGCGTCGGTCAGCTTGTTGTTCAGCGGACCTTTACCGTCGATCGGGTTACCCAGGGCGTCAACCACACGACCCAGCAGCTCCGGACCAACCGGGGCTTCCAGGATGCGGCCAGTACAACGACACTTCTGGCCTTCCGCCAGAGATTTGTAGTCGCCCAGTACGATGGCACCAACGGAGTCGCGCTCCAGGTTCAGTGCCATACCGGTAACACCGCCTTCGAACTCGATCATCTCACCGTACATCACGTCGGCTAGGCCGTGGATGCGGATGATACCGTCGGATACGGAAACAATTGTGCCCTCATTCTGGGCTTCAGTGCTCACATCGAGATTGTCGATGCGGCTCTTGATAATTTCACTGATCTCAGAGGGATTCAGTTGCTGCATGCTCTGTTCCTCGATTCCCCGGCAGGGCTGCCCACCGGGAAGGTAATTTAGGAGTTCATCGCCTCGGCGAGTTTGGCCAGTCGGCCGCGCACGGTGCCATCGATCACCGTGTCACCAGCGCGAATAATCGCGCCGCCCAGCAGACTTTCGTCGACCGCGCTGTGCAGGTGCACTTCGCGGGCAAACTTCTTGCTGAGTGCCTGGGTGAGGCGCTGGGACTGTTCGTCGCTGAGCGGGCGGGCAGAGATAACTTCCACTTCGAGAGTGGCTTCTGCCTGAGCCTTCAGGTCTTCGAACAGTTCGGAAATTTCCGGCAGCAGCGGCAGGCGGTGGTTTTCCGCCAGCAGCTTGATGAAGTTCTGCATGGAGGCATCGTAATCGCCACATACAGACAGGAATTTTTCCGCGCGCACTTCACTGGTCAACTGCGGGTTATCCAGCAGCTCGCCAACTTTTTCGTTCTGGCTGACCGCCGCTGCGGTTACCAACGCCGCACTCCAACCGCTGAGGTCGGAGGCTTCTTGGGCGTGGGCAAATGCCGCTTTAGCGTATGGCCGGGCCAGAGTGCTGAGTTCCGCCATGGGTTCCTCGCTTACAGCTCGGCTGCCAGTTTCTCAATCATGTCATCGTGTGCCTTGGCATCGATGTTGATTGAGAGGATTTTTTCTGCGCCGGCAACAGACAGGTCAGCAACACGGGTACGAAGTTGTTCCTTCGCTCGGTTAACTTCCTGTTCGATTTCCGCCTGTGCGGCAGCTTTCAGGCGATCGCCTTCGCTGCGCGCTGCCTCTTTGGCTTCATCAACGATTTGGTTGGCGCGCTTGTTGGCACCATCGATGATTTCGGCCGCTTGGGCTTTGGCTTCTTTCAGTTGCTCGGCTGCTTTGCGCTGAGCCAGCTCAAGATCTTTTTCTGCGCGCTCGGCTTCTTGCAGACCGGTGGCAATTTTTTGCTCACGTTCTTGCATTACACCCAGTAGGGCTGGCCAGACATATTTCCAGCAGAACCATACAAAGGCGAAAAAGGTGATCGACTGGCCGATCAGAGTCAGGTTGATATTCACACCGACACCTCTTGCTCTTTCAAAAGTGGATTAAAGGGCAATTGGAACGATGGGATTAACCAGCCAGACCAGGAGCAACCGCGAAAATCAGGTACATAGCGATACCAACACCGATCATCGGTACGGCGTCGAGCAGACCAGCCATCAGGAACATTTTGCCTTGCAGAGCAGGAGCCTGTTCCGGCTGACGAGCAGAACCTTCCAGCAGCTTGCCACCCAGGGTGCCGAAACCGATAGCAGTACCCAGTGCGCCCAGACCGATCAGCAGTGCAGCAGCTACGTATACCAGACCTAATGCTTCCATTGTTTTCTCCAAAAGTAAGTTAAGAGTTGTTGAAGTTGAAAGTGAGTGAAAAAAGTCAGTAAACCGACAAATTCTTTACAGCTGGCACGACCTTACTGGTCGTGCGCGTGCTCCTCTTCCCGGTCGTGTGCCATGGCCATGTACACGGTAGTCAGTACCATGAATACGAAGGCCTGCAGGGTAATTACCAGGATGTGGAAAATCGCCCAGCCCATCTGCAGGAAGCTGGCGCCGATAAAGCCCAGAACGCCAACACCGAATACGATAGCGATCAGGATGAAAATCATCTCACCTGCGTAGAGGTTACCGAACAGACGCAGGCCGAGAGATACAGGCTTGGCGATCAGGGAAACCGCTTCCAGCAGGAAGTTGAACGGGATCAGGAAGATGTCTATGTACCACTTGCCGGAGTGGAAGGGGTGCAGAGTCAGTTCCTTCACAAAGCCCATCAGGCCTTTTTCTTTCACACTGAAGAAAATCATCAGGGCGAACACCGCCAGCGCCATACCCAGGGTGGCGTTCAGGTCGGTGGTAGGAACAACTTTGAAGTAGACGTGATGCGGATCGGCACCGGTGAGGGCAGAGGTACCGTGGGCGAACGCCAGCGGCAGCCAGTCAACCGGGATCAAATCCATCAGGTTCATCAGGAATACCCACACGAAGATGGTCAGAGCCATCGGTGCAACCATGCTGTTGCGGTGCGGGAAGGTGTCTTTAACGGTTTTGTCGATGAAGTCGACGATCACTTCGACGAAGCTCTGGAAGCCAGAGGGGACGCCCGGAGTCGCTTTTTTCGCCGCACGGGCGAACAGGAAGCAGAAAATCAGACCAAGACCAATGGACCAACCCAAGGTGTCCAGGTGCACGGCCCAGAAGCCCATATCGGCGGCTTCCTGACTGCTGTGTGCAATCGTCCAGGTGGATTCTGAAAGCACGGTTCCGTCGGTACGGGTGTAACCCGCAGGAAGTTTACCGTATGCAAGATTTTGCAGGTGGTGCTGGATATAACCCGTCGCGGTTTGTTCGGCAGCC includes these proteins:
- a CDS encoding F0F1 ATP synthase subunit delta, whose translation is MAELSTLARPYAKAAFAHAQEASDLSGWSAALVTAAAVSQNEKVGELLDNPQLTSEVRAEKFLSVCGDYDASMQNFIKLLAENHRLPLLPEISELFEDLKAQAEATLEVEVISARPLSDEQSQRLTQALSKKFAREVHLHSAVDESLLGGAIIRAGDTVIDGTVRGRLAKLAEAMNS
- a CDS encoding patatin-like phospholipase family protein; translated protein: MVNGTKNGAPRIGLALGSGAAKGFAHIGVLRALQEMGVRPDVIAGTSMGAFVGAAYSAGHLDRLEEWARLLDNWKVLSLLDINWTLSGGVIGGIKPFRTFFEEVEYKKIEELPLPFTAIATDLHSGQEIWLQQGDLQEAVSASCSIPGLLSAKDLSGRWLVDGAVSNPVPVDVCRAMGATTVIAVDVTEDAAPLMDREHGEVRSVISTVSPDADELLLEAESEEIEQRESGGGEPESSFTEGLSRLVEQGREQLNHFRGSREGKASPPGMFDTMRRAMEILERRHKRTRMMGAPPDVLIRPKLGEIGGNEYARAGEAIELGEQEVLRLRTWIEDTVRQDCEQTVIGS
- the atpD gene encoding F0F1 ATP synthase subunit beta, which codes for MSNGQIVQVIGAVIDVEFPRDAVPNVYDALVVEGKDLTMEVQQQLGDGIVRAIAMGSSEGISRGLPVKNTGAPVSVPVGTETLGRIMDVLGNPIDECGPIGEKERSSIHRAAPTYEEQSSSTELLETGIKVIDLVCPFAKGGKVGLFGGAGVGKTVNMMELINNIATEHSGLSVFAGVGERTREGNDFYHEMQEAGVVNVEEFAKSKVAMVYGQMNEPPGNRLRVALTGLTMAEKFRDEGRDVLLFVDNIYRYTLAGTEVSALLGRMPSAVGYQPTLAEEMGVLQERITSTKTGSITSIQAVYVPADDLTDPSPATTFAHLDSTVVLSRDIAAKGIYPAVDPLDSTSRQLDPQVIGEEHYSVARGVQTVLQRYKELKDIIAILGMDELSEEDKQIVARARKIERFLSQPFHVAEVFTGAPGKYVSLKETIRGFQGILNGEYDDMPEQAFYMVGTIDEAVEKANKK
- the atpA gene encoding F0F1 ATP synthase subunit alpha, which codes for MQQLNPSEISEIIKSRIDNLDVSTEAQNEGTIVSVSDGIIRIHGLADVMYGEMIEFEGGVTGMALNLERDSVGAIVLGDYKSLAEGQKCRCTGRILEAPVGPELLGRVVDALGNPIDGKGPLNNKLTDAVEKVAPGVIARQSVDQPVQTGLKAVDTMIPIGRGQRELIIGDRQIGKTAVAIDAIINQKGTGIKCIYVAVGQKQSSIANVVRKLEEHGAMDHTIVVAAGAADPAAMQFLAPYVGCTMGEYFRDRGEDALIIYDDLTKQAWAYRQISLLLKRPPGREAYPGDVFYLHSRLLERAARVNAEYVEQFTNGEVKGKTGSLTALPIIETQAGDVSAFVPTNVISITDGQIFLETDLFNSGVRPAINPGISVSRVGGSAQTKVIKKLSGGIRTALAQYRELAAFSQFASDLDEATKAQLDHGERVTELMKQKQYSPMSIADMAVSVYAADKGFLNDVEVNKVLDFESALLAYMNSEHAELMAKVNSTGDYNGEIDAAFKAAIEKFVATGSW
- the atpG gene encoding F0F1 ATP synthase subunit gamma, whose protein sequence is MAGGKEVRTKIASIKSTQKITSAMEMVAASKMRKAQDRMALGRPYASRIRAVIGHIANANAEYQHIYLQEREAKRVGYILVSTDRGLCGGLNINVFKAAIRDMHTWDKQGVGVDICAVGNKAASFFNSIGGNVVAAVRDLGDQPQAKQLIGSVKVMLDRFASGEIDRLFLVSNEFVNTMTQKPQINQLLPLKKDEDEQLQHEWDYLYEPEPVEILDGLLSRYIESQVYQAVVENKACEQAARMIAMKSATDNAGELIDALQLVYNKARQAAITQELSEIVGGAAAV
- the atpE gene encoding F0F1 ATP synthase subunit C, translating into MEALGLVYVAAALLIGLGALGTAIGFGTLGGKLLEGSARQPEQAPALQGKMFLMAGLLDAVPMIGVGIAMYLIFAVAPGLAG
- a CDS encoding F0F1 ATP synthase subunit B, translating into MNINLTLIGQSITFFAFVWFCWKYVWPALLGVMQEREQKIATGLQEAERAEKDLELAQRKAAEQLKEAKAQAAEIIDGANKRANQIVDEAKEAARSEGDRLKAAAQAEIEQEVNRAKEQLRTRVADLSVAGAEKILSINIDAKAHDDMIEKLAAEL
- a CDS encoding F0F1 ATP synthase subunit epsilon, which gives rise to MAMTVHCDIVSAEESLFSGLVKMVIVSGVEGELGISYGHAQLLTHLKPGPVRIIKDNGDEEVLFLSGGYAEIQPNMVTILADIAERDIDEDAAKKAREEAEHALRSAPADIDYARVSAQLAEAEARLRTLQAIRKAAGK
- the atpB gene encoding F0F1 ATP synthase subunit A, which codes for MAAEQTATGYIQHHLQNLAYGKLPAGYTRTDGTVLSESTWTIAHSSQEAADMGFWAVHLDTLGWSIGLGLIFCFLFARAAKKATPGVPSGFQSFVEVIVDFIDKTVKDTFPHRNSMVAPMALTIFVWVFLMNLMDLIPVDWLPLAFAHGTSALTGADPHHVYFKVVPTTDLNATLGMALAVFALMIFFSVKEKGLMGFVKELTLHPFHSGKWYIDIFLIPFNFLLEAVSLIAKPVSLGLRLFGNLYAGEMIFILIAIVFGVGVLGFIGASFLQMGWAIFHILVITLQAFVFMVLTTVYMAMAHDREEEHAHDQ